From a single Nicotiana tomentosiformis chromosome 2, ASM39032v3, whole genome shotgun sequence genomic region:
- the LOC138906144 gene encoding uncharacterized protein: MKTPEEIVIILDELYEDANQWPSESAERRRSTGVHQVDANTFVQIATILSERAPGTLLTNIERNYKETVNAVTLRSWQVLKDPTPIQNGVKLEKGSGEQLTSDVEKKKKGHTKAEKKKKKEENSIREDPEESEHMPVLPFPQKLCREKLDKQFGRFMDVLKQVHVNIPFTEVLSQMPAYAKFLKEILTKKRKIEETSVVKFTEHCSVILQNKLSQKCGDPGSFTIPCSLGTINFDKSLCDSGASTNLMPLSIYRNLENEIGKIRSMPISLQLADKTTLIPEGIVKYVLVRVNKFVFPVDFKVVNLEENKEVPLILGRPSLVTERVILDIHERKLMLRVVDETVTFEMNVARGHTKKH, encoded by the exons atgaagactccagaggaaatagttataattcttgatgagttatatgaagatgctaatcagtggccctctgagagtgctgaaagaagaagatcaactggtgttcaccaagttgatgctaatacattTGTGCAG attgcaacaatattatctgagagggctCCAGGAACTCTCCTTACtaatattgagagaaattataaagaaacagtgaatgctgTAACTCTGAGAAGTTGGCAAGTGTTAAAagatcccaccccgatccaaaaCGGTGTGAAACTTGAAAAAGGAAGTGGGGAGCAGCTGACAAGTGATgttgaaaagaagaagaaaggccaTACGAAagctgagaagaagaagaagaaggaagaaaattcGATAAGGGAGGACCCTGAAGAGAGTGAGCATATGCCTGtgctacctttccctcaaaagttATGTAGAGAAAAGTTGGATAAGCAGTTTGGGAGATTTatggatgtgctgaaacaggttcatgtaaacataccattcacagaagtgctgtcacaaatgcctgcttatgccaaattcttgaaggagatccttacaaagaagagaaagatagagGAGACCTCAGTAGTCAAgttcacagagcattgcagtgtgatattgcaaaacaaactctcaCAAaaatgtggagatccagggagttttactattcCTTGCTCATTAGGAACTATCAATTTTGATAAAtcattatgtgattctggtgcctcaactaacttaatgcctctatctatttataggAATCTGGAGAATGAGATAGGAAAGATAAGGTCaatgccaatatctttgcagctggcggacaaaacgactttaatacccgaggggatagtgaaaTATGTATTAGTTCGGGtgaataagttcgtatttcctgtagactttaAAGTGGTAAAtttggaggagaacaaggaggtccccctcatcctaggaagaccatccTTAGTGACGGAAAGAGTAATATtggatatacacgagagaaagctcatgcttagagtggttgatgagactgtgacttttgagatgaatgtagcaagGGGGCACACCAAGAAACACTAG
- the LOC138906145 gene encoding uncharacterized protein, whose protein sequence is MAKAYDRVSWLFLTKVSYADDTIILCSSHYGAVQLIMNVLEEYEAASGIRTDGKQLVQVINEWWSKPVNTILKALNQAMPSLIVWNLWKKRNSRKHGKNVSINRLIFQISTSIQMLLKVRRPYFKGVIANWPDLHEKLSQHIPKLRYTKVLWELPHVVWIKFNNYGACRGDNGGSSYVFGIRDRIRDIIYAQADAVEDATNNIAEAQAILEALRYITQMQFPPFIIETDSLLMKRVMDKVREPPWSIANQVDEIKTLLPKGAFQVVHVLREGNKLVDHLANLKLDQQHII, encoded by the exons ATGGCAAAGGCTTATGATAGAGTCTCATGGTTATTCCTAACTAAG GTTTCCTATGCTGATGATACTATTATCCTCTGTTCTTCTCACTATGGGGCAGTACAGCTTATCATGAATGTGTTAGAGGAATATGAGGCAGCTTCAG GGATTAGAACAGATGGGAAGCAACTTGTGCAAGTGATAAATGAATGGTGGAGCAAACCTGTTAATACAATCTTGAAGGCACTAAATCAAGCTATGCCAAGCTTGATTGTTTGGAACTTGTGGAAGAAGAGAAATTCTAGAAAGCATGGGAAGAATGTGTCTATAAATAGATTGATCTTTCAAATCTCAACCTCAATTCAAATGCTGCTAAAGGTGAGAAGACCATACTTTAAGGGAGTTATTGCAAATTGGCCTGACCTGCATGAGAAGCTATCACAACATATTCCTAAATTAAGGTATACTAAGGTGTTGTGGGAATTACCTCATGTGGTGTGGATAAAATTCAATAATTATGGGGCATGTAGAGGTGACAATGGAGGATCATCATATGTCTTTGGTATAAGGGATAGAATAAGAGATATTATTTATGCACAGGCAGATGCAGTTGAGGATGCAACTAATAATATAGCTGAAGCACAGGCTATTCTGGAGGCACTAAGGTACATAACTCAAATGCAATTTCCTCCATTCATAATTGAAACTGATTCTTTACTTATGAAGAGAGTGATGGATAAAGTCCGGGAACCACCTTGGAGCATAGCTAATCAAGTAGATGAAATCAAAACACTACTGCCTAAGGGTGCTTTTCAGGTTGTTCATGTGTTGAGGGAAGGTAACAAGTTAGTTGATCATCTAGCTAATTTGAAACTAGATCAGCAACACATTATATAG